Proteins found in one Quercus robur chromosome 2, dhQueRobu3.1, whole genome shotgun sequence genomic segment:
- the LOC126715803 gene encoding uncharacterized protein LOC126715803, with translation MQFHDMGKDKSSLLTRLKRAVKKVKFLIDFSMNRWHLASVLGRASSSKRISFNDRPGLRAACDDDTIYSDESGGSSSRSGIQRTMSFPSEEDVDKRADMFIANFHRQLQLERQISLELQYCRGNSFKSISP, from the coding sequence ATGCAATTCCACGACATGGGCAAAGACAAGTCTTCCTTGCTAACACGCCTAAAGAGGGCAGTGAAGaaggtgaagtttctgatagATTTTAGCATGAACCGGTGGCATCTAGCTTCGGTGCTTGGCCGTGCTTCTTCGAGCAAACGAATAAGCTTCAATGACCGACCGGGCTTGAGGGCAGCTTGCGACGATGATACAATATATTCTGATGAATCAGGAGGCTCTTCATCAAGATCAGGGATTCAGAGGACTATGAGTTTTCCATCCGAAGAAGATGTTGATAAGAGAGCAGATATGTTTATTGCTAATTTCCATCGTCAACTTCAGCTAGAGAGACAAATCTCACTAGAGCTTCAATATTGCCGGGGAAATAGCTTCAAGTCAATCTCTCCttga